The Glycine soja cultivar W05 chromosome 3, ASM419377v2, whole genome shotgun sequence genome window below encodes:
- the LOC114406174 gene encoding scarecrow-like protein 9: MTMNPHLTGFSGSTNQSFPILQNQRFDNGPRFENLFFDQSRNFDLQCDPNLIPANTPSSSTVTHEEHSPEDCDFSDAVLSYISQILMEEDLEDNTCMVQDSLDIQAAEKSFYEVLGEKYPPSPRNTSLMNDGVGGYDFSGDYGNCPDTNGDLMSIFTNQFLPPNSGSFPAHSLHGDGISHSSYNPSNSVEGLVNSSKSIIQVPDLNSESESIWQFQKGVEEASKFLPSANGLFANLSEPEPKEGKDELSFKVEKEEGEYVNGGSKGRKHPQIDEADDEENRSSKQAAIYSEPTLRSDMADIILLHSTGDGKDHFVARREALQNKTQKSVLPKGQSKASSSGKGRGKKQGGRKEVVDLRTLLFLCAQAVAADDHRNANELLKHIRQHSTPFGDGNQRLAHIFADGLEARLAGTGSQIYKGLVGKRTSAANYLKAYHLYLAACPFRKISKFTSNITIRESSAQSMKVHVIDFGIFYGFQWPTFIQRLSWRAGGPPKLRITGIDFPQPGFRPAERILETGRRLAAYAEAFNVPFEYKAIAKKWDTIQLEELEIDRDEFLVVTCFYRGKNLLDESVVVDSPRNNFLTLIRRINPKLFIHGIMNGAFDAPFFVTRFREALFHYSSLFDMLETIVPREDWERMLIEKEIFGREALNVIACEGPERVERPESYKQWQARILRAGFVQQSFDRRTVKMAMEKVRGSYHKDFVIDEDSQWLLQGWKGRIIYALSCWRPA, translated from the coding sequence ATGACAATGAATCCACATCTTACGGGGTTTTCTGGTTCAAcaaatcaatcttttccaattcTTCAAAATCAGAGATTTGATAATGGACCCAGATTTGAAAATCTCTTCTTTGATCAAAGTAGGAATTTTGATCTACAATGTGATCCAAATTTAATACCAGCTAACACACCCTCATCCTCCACTGTGACCCATGAGGAGCATTCTCCCGAGGACTGTGATTTTTCTGATGCAGTTTTGAGTTACATCAGCCAGATCCTCATGGAGGAAGACTTAGAGGACAATACATGCATGGTTCAAGATTCTTTAGATATTCAAGCAGCGGAGAAATCATTCTATGAGGTTCTTGGTGAAAAGTACCCACCTTCTCCAAGAAACACAAGCCTTATGAATGATGGGGTTGGAGGTTATGACTTCTCTGGAGATTATGGCAATTGTCCTGATACTAATGGAGATCTCATGAGCATTTTTACTAACCAGTTTTTGCCACCAAACTCAGGTAGTTTTCCTGCTCATAGTCTTCATGGTGATGGCATTTCACATTCTTCTTACAACCCTTCGAATAGTGTGGAAGGGCTTGTAAATTCTTCAAAAAGTATAATTCAGGTTCCTGATCTGAACAGTGAAAGTGAATCCATTTGGCAATTTCAGAAAGGTGTTGAGGAGGCTAGTAAGTTTCTTCCTAGTGCAAATGGGCTGTTTGCTAATTTGTCAGAACCAGAGCCAAAGGAAGGAAAGGATGAATTATCATTTAAAGTGGAGAAGGAGGAGGGGGAATATGTTAATGGTGGATCCAAGGGAAGGAAACATCCTCAGATAGATGAAGCAGATGATGAGGAAAACAGAAGCAGCAAGCAAGCAGCAATTTATTCTGAACCAACATTGCGGTCAGATATGGCTGATATAATCCTTCTTCACAGCACCGGGGATGGTAAGGACCACTTTGTGGCTCGCCGTGAGGCTTTGCAGAATAAAACACAGAAGTCAGTGTTGCCAAAAGGTCAATCAAAAGCATCGAGCAGTGGGAAGGGGCGCGGTAAGAAGCAAGGTGGGAGGAAGGAGGTTGTCGATTTGAGAACACTTCTGTTTCTATGTGCACAAGCTGTTGCAGCAGATGACCATAGAAATGCCAATGAATTGCTAAAGCACATCAGGCAACACTCAACCCCTTTTGGAGATGGAAATCAGAGATTGGCTCATATCTTTGCAGATGGCCTTGAGGCACGTTTGGCTGGTACTGGCAGCCAAATTTACAAAGGACTTGTTGGCAAAAGAACATCAGCTGCTAATTATCTAAAAGCTTATCATCTATACCTTGCTGCATGCCCCTTTAGGAAAATTTCTAAGTTTACCTCAAACATCACAATAAGGGAATCTTCAGCACAGTCAATGAAGGTCCATGTTATAGATTTTGGCATCTTTTATGGTTTCCAATGGCCAACTTTTATACAGCGGCTTTCATGGAGAGCAGGAGGACCACCAAAGCTACGGATAACAGGAATAGACTTCCCACAACCTGGTTTCAGGCCAGCAGAAAGAATTCTAGAAACGGGACGCCGCTTGGCAGCGTATGCTGAAGCCTTTAATGTTCCATTTGAGTACAAAGCCATAGCAAAAAAATGGGACACGATTCAACTTGAGGAACTTGAGATTGACAGGGATGAGTTCCTTGTTGTTACTTGTTTCTATAGAGGTAAGAACCTTCTGGATGAATCTGTGGTAGTGGACAGTCCAAGAAATAATTTCCTTACCCTGATTAGGAGAATCAACCCAAAGTTATTCATTCATGGCATCATGAATGGGGCATTCGATGCCCCTTTCTTTGTTACCAGATTCCGGGAGGCATTGTTTCACTACTCATCTTTGTTTGATATGCTTGAGACTATTGTGCCTCGTGAGGACTGGGAGAGGATGCTGATAGAGAAAGAGATATTCGGGCGGGAAGCATTGAATGTCATAGCTTGTGAAGGGCCTGAAAGAGTGGAGAGGCCAGAGAGCTACAAGCAGTGGCAAGCACGCATTCTGCGGGCAGGATTTGTGCAGCAATCTTTCGATCGCAGGACAGTGAAGATGGCAATGGAGAAAGTGAGGGGTAGCTACCACAAGGATTTTGTGATTGATGAAGATAGCCAGTGGTTGTTGCAAGGTTGGAAGGGGCGTATCATTTATGCCCTTTCTTGTTGGAGACCTGCATGA